The sequence ATAATTTGGTACCTTTTAAAAATTTCATACTGAACTCTTTATAACACTGTATATTAATGATTTGCGAAGTAAAATTAACTTCTACCCTTTCGTTTTTGCTTTGCAAAGGTAGCTACTTGTTTAGAGAAAATAGTAACACAATTAGCCCTAATTATTGTACTTTTAGGACATTATTCTCGTATGCAACACATTCCCATACTAAACATTGAACAGTTTGAAAAGGAAGAATCTCTGGCGGATTTTTATAGCAATGACTTGCAACAACATTTAAAAAAGAATGCTCAAATCATTCATAAACCTCATAAGCATGACTTTTTTCTTTGTGTGCTGTTCTGTAAAGGTTCAGGTGTTCATGAGATTGATTTTAATACTTATCCAATACGGCCAGGGAGTGTATTTTTCCTAAAGCCAGGGCAAACCCATTTCTGGAATTTTGACAGCACTCCGGAAGGTTATATTTTCTTTCATACTCCTGACTTTTACGAACTTTACTTTCTGAATAGGAAGCTTAGCCAATTTCCGTTTTACTACTCCCTTAAAAACCCACCAGACCTTGTTTTAAAGTCGGAAGAGCTAGCAAGCATGGCAGCTCGCTTCAATGAAATCAATATTGAGTATTATAATGATTCTACATATAAAAAACAGAAGCTTATCACTCTTGTAAACCTTACCTATATTGACTTAACACGACATTACGCAAATTATGAGCCTATAAAAAAAGTGTTGTCGTCTACCTATTTACAAGCATTGGAACGTTTGGAAAGTAACATTGAAAAATGCTATAAAACGGAAAAGTCTGCAAAATTTTATGCAGACAAATTACACATTACCCCTAAGCACCTGAATAGAATTACCAAGGTAACTTTGAACAAAACTACGACAGAATTAATCACTGAACGAGTTCTGCTAGAAGCCAAACGACTTATAGTACACTCCGGTAACTCCTTAACTGAGGTGGCAGAAAAATTGGGGTACGAAGACTATGCCTACTTCTCCAGAGTTTTCAAATTAAAGACAGGCAAGACACCATTAGAATTTAAAAAGAACTACCAATAACATATTCAAAAAGCGCTACTGCATGATCAACACAGGGATATCCAGTTTTTTTGCAATTTGTCTGGCTGAATCTGGCTGAAATGACAGTCCTTTTGTTTGCTTTTTGGTAATACAAAATAACTGAGTGTTGGTTTTCAGTACATAAGAGGCCAATCCGTCCAAGGCATTGGTTCCTTCAGAAAATACATAGGAAACGGTTTCTTTTGAACTGGTCTCTTCCTCTACCGGCTTATCTTGAGGGCTTCGAACGCTAAAAAGTTTTAGCGGTTTTGTTGTTTGCTTGTTTAAATCATTAATGACCCCAAGATTGCTTTCTTCAACTTTATTTCCATAAATACCCAAAGAGATATCCTTAAAGGAATGTAGTTTATGGTCCTCTCCCACAATTAATACGTTCACATTACAATCGCTCAATACAAATTCGGTAATGCCATTGCCAAGGAAGTTGGCCAGCTTAGACTTTCGCTTCCCAAGAACTACTATATCTGGCTGTGAATCAGATAGATGTTCTTTAATCGAGCCTTTGATATTACCA is a genomic window of Flagellimonas sp. CMM7 containing:
- a CDS encoding AraC family transcriptional regulator, translating into MQHIPILNIEQFEKEESLADFYSNDLQQHLKKNAQIIHKPHKHDFFLCVLFCKGSGVHEIDFNTYPIRPGSVFFLKPGQTHFWNFDSTPEGYIFFHTPDFYELYFLNRKLSQFPFYYSLKNPPDLVLKSEELASMAARFNEINIEYYNDSTYKKQKLITLVNLTYIDLTRHYANYEPIKKVLSSTYLQALERLESNIEKCYKTEKSAKFYADKLHITPKHLNRITKVTLNKTTTELITERVLLEAKRLIVHSGNSLTEVAEKLGYEDYAYFSRVFKLKTGKTPLEFKKNYQ
- a CDS encoding universal stress protein, with product MSIKNDSGKYKLLVLMDLSQASEIALTNAIQLAKVIDGRVEVLYVKAPTDVVKYENQLSAMRAIHEDNRTTKAQLQELIQKISKKEDFPITSRIAYGNIKGSIKEHLSDSQPDIVVLGKRKSKLANFLGNGITEFVLSDCNVNVLIVGEDHKLHSFKDISLGIYGNKVEESNLGVINDLNKQTTKPLKLFSVRSPQDKPVEEETSSKETVSYVFSEGTNALDGLASYVLKTNTQLFCITKKQTKGLSFQPDSARQIAKKLDIPVLIMQ